The window AAAGGCCTTAAACTTAATGCAAAGACAAGCCAGGCTTTAAGGAACACCCCTCTCCCAGCTCCTAAAAATATGTGTACCACCATACATTCCCCTATTTCCACCAATAGCTTCACCCTAGGAGTGTCCCATTTCCCCTTCCCTTTATCTCTCTCCATTACCCATCCCCAAAAGTTGGCTTGCTGTTACCATTATtcaaaaggggtaatttaatggaAGGACCATTTACAAAGATATGTGTGGGGTTAAGACAAACCAACAAGGGATGATGAGGCATTCTTGATTTAGCAAGAGCCAATACCACCCCCATCCCTGAAGGGGTAAGGGAGGGAGCAGTACTGGAACCAGAAGAGTCTCCCAATAGAAGCTATAGAGAAGAGAGCATCCATAGAGATGCTTTTGACAGAGAGCATCAGTCAAATCCTGGCCCAGCAGAGGGAAGGGAACAAATACACTAATCTTTCTCGAGATTAGGTTCCTCTAGTCTATCCTCTATACTACCAGAGATGCCACCCATTTACTGAACCTGGTTGGAAGCCAGAGGGCAAGAGAGACTGGTCGATGTAAGTCAACCTTGTAGGGCACAGGGCAGGGTGGAGTGTATGTTGTAGGGCAAAGAAAAAACATCAAGCACATCCTACAGCCTCTTCCACCTAACTCCCCAATTATTAGCACCCATTTTCAGTTATCCCCTTTCAGCTAAACTTTTTGAACAAGTTGTAAGtgctctcttcatttcatcttccATTCTTTCCACGTTGGCAAACCTGTCAGCAACCATCGTGTCCTTTTTCCATGATCTCTCAGCAGCATTTGGCACAATTGACCTTGCCCTTCTTTCAACATCTTCTTGAATTTCATTGCCTCATTTTTGGGGGCCTCTCCTTCCCTGTTGCTTCTTCTCAGTTTCTTTTCCTGATTCCTGTCGGACCTGACCATTGTAAACTCTTGAAGGGAACTTTTTTTAACTGACGCATACCAGGTGctgagaacagtgcctggtgcataatagatgcttaataaatactttCTTACTAAATTGAAGTGTTACTCCTCTGCTTATCACACTTGAATAGCATCCATtacattttggggaaaaaacCCAACTCTTTAGCCTGGTCTACAAGACATGATTCATCTCTGCTTctcttcctatctgtctctattGTTCTCCCAAAACTGTACTCGAGCCGCATGATCTTTCTGTACCCAGTGTGACTGTGCCTTAGGACTCTGGAGTGCCTTCTGGCTGTGTACTCTTCCCTTAGGCCTTCCTGACACCATTCAGATTTTGGCTTTAATGCCACCTCTCAAAGAACATCTTTCTGATCATCCATTATAAAGGAGGCAATCATTTACTTCCTGTCACAACCCTATTTTAATCTTCTGCATAGTGCTTATtcactttgtttatttattgcctTTCACTCTCTACTAGAATGTAAATTTTCACAAGTGCAGGGACTGTTTTCTTTATTGTGTGCAACCTAGAAACATTCTGGCACATCAGTTACTCAATAAACAAACCCAGGAGATATATGAAGGCTGGAGATACTCAGGTTGAGAAcagaaaaagtgagagaaaaatcattaagaaataattccatttagtGTCCCAGAATTGAAGGTTATGAGTTTCTAGAATTAAAGGGCCACCGAATAATCAGCACAATGGGAAGagaaaaaaccaaccaaacatacaaacaaatgcAGACAACTAAGAAATTTCATAATAGCTGGGACACAGAAAATATGCAGGaagttttcagagaaaaaaaacaggtcACATAGAAAGGCTTGGAAATTGGGTGCCATAATTCTCAATAGCAACACAGTTACAGCAAtgtctgaaaatttcccaaccaaGATGTCTATATCTAGTGAAACTGTCAAGTAAACATGAGGGTAGAATAAAGGCATTTCCAGAGGAAATGTCCATTCCAAAGGACACACACGGGCAAAAAGAGAAACCCTGGGCTACTGTGATCAATGGAACCTCTTTGTAGCCCCAAACGTTGGAAGGTCTGGTGATATTTGaattataattaaagaaaatacatcCAAGCCATTATTTAATAagttttattgagcacctactttgtgCCTGGCACTGCCGTAGGTGCCATGGAGAatatgagagaaataaaagatatggTATCCAGCCTCAAGGAGTTCACAAAACTAGCTGTAGAAATAAGATGTACTTGTGACTCAGGCAGTATGTGATATATACAAAGTGGGCAACTTCTAGACAACGTAGAAGCTCAGAGACCACCAAGACTACACAGCTGTTGGAAAGTCTCTTAGACTAAGGTGTGGAAGAATTAAAATGTAGATTAGTTGGGAACTAGCAGAGCAAAGGAACGTGAGAGAAGCCTGGTAGGGTAAAGGGTGAGAACGAAGATGGTGAAATCAATATGGTGTATTGAACTCAGGCTGCTGGGGGAGTGGGGTGCCTGAATACAAAGAAGCTGGAAGCTTGGGCTGAACCTGTGGGCCTTGTCTGTCATGCAGACCTGGTAGGCTCACTGTGGACTCCTActgcttccctttcctctttccacATAGCCCAGTCTTCCCATTCCCAGCCTCgcacttctctctctcttaggAAGGTATGATCTGGAAGTTGAAATTGCAGAGGAGTAGGGCTGGGAACAGAAGCTTGGTGCTTTTACTGAAGAAACTGATCAGAGAGGTGGTGAGCTTCTAAAtgcatggtgggggtggggtgggggtcattTGCTCTACTGGGTAGTCATCCTGGTGATTTTAGGGATCAATCCAGAGATAATTTATTGATCACCTATCACAACTCACCCCAAAGTCACATGTATCTAAACCCTTCCCCCTAAGACCATAGATGTCTCCAAAGAGTCACCTCCATAGCTGCAGAAGTTTCACATGCTCAGCCCTGGCCTCAGAGAAGCACAAACTTCACCACGGACCTCACAATGCCTGTGTGGATGCACAAGCATTGCACAAGATGATTCTAGGTGACCTATATAAATGGCCTGGGAAGCCTCAGGGTTTTCATTCAATTCACTTTTAGCATTTTCATGTATGTTTAGCTCTAAGGATGAAGTAAGTCTGTGTAAAATGCCATGGAAGGCAGGCAGCAAAGTGGTTTTGGACAAGGGGGAACCTGTGGGATTTGAGGAGAGCAAAATGGACTTAGGCAGAATCATTAGCTAGTCTTCCCCAAGTGCCAACTGGCATGGGATGCCACACAGGGCAAGAAAAAGCAGACTCGGGCCCTTAACCAACAAAGAGAGTACACATCTGGGTCAAAAGTGGTgttcagaaaagaaggaagagtccCTCAAGGACTTCTCCACAAGAAACTTACAGGGACCAGGAGGAGAGCCATAGGGTGGCAGTACAGATGGAGCAATGGCACTGAGCGTGACTCAAAGGGGGCTACAGGGAAGGGATTGGCTATGGATATTATGTCTCTCCTGTCCCTTTCTCCAGGTGGTCTGGCCAGGCacactccctcctcccctccacaGGTCACTGAGCCTTGGAATTCTGAAGAATGGAAGCAGCTGCTGGTCTAAGGCCCAAGAACAGGTATCCTGTTCTCATGGTCTCAGCAGAAGGCGTGTTCCTGGCCACTTGAGCCACAGAAAGGGGACCAGACGCCGGGTGAAGGTGGCAGTGAAGGTATAGATGAGTTCCTGTGACTCTGCATTGGTGAAAGTCACAGTACCCCCTTCATAATCCAGGGCAATGCCCACTCTTCTGGGCCGCAGCGCTGGGAAAAGCTCAGCCTCGGGGTTGGTGTTGGCCCAGATGCCTGCAGAGGAGAGGCGCAGTGCCCACACTCCATCCTCTGGCCGTAGCGAGAGGTCTCCTTTCCTCTTTACAGAGTCTCTGGCCACCCCCACCATGCAGCTTTCCAGaacttcctcctcttcctcctcctcttcttcctcttcatcccCCAATGATTCCTCGTCCTCATCCGTTTCCCATTCATCATACCCATCTCCATAGCCggcttcttcttcctcttcctcttcttccccctcttcctcctcGTCCCCCTCCTCTTCATCTTCAGACCAGCCCTCCCTCTCTACCTCCACCTCCCAGTAGACCTTGCCCCAGGTGAAGCCCTTACTGCCTAGCACCCCAGGTTCACAGTCAAACTGCTGGGGGTGTAGGTAGGCACTCTGATACAGGCTGCTATAAGTCACGCACTTCCAGTCTTCCGACAGCAGCAGGTACCCGCTGGCCGACTGTGGGTCCAGGGTGACACTCACTGTTGggacaaaggaagaagtaatagtGTCACTGGGGGGGGCAAGAGGGGGCCACCAGTCTCCATGGTGTCCACATGCCCTCAGAGATCTGCAGTGCACAGCCTGGTAGCTAAGCCAAGGAGCACAGAAGTGGGGCCTGGGGCAGAGACGGCTTCTGGCCTTAGGTTGTCATTGCTGTTGGGAACTATAAAGTTGGGCAGATAAGAAGAAACTAGCAACAGGGAAAGTACTAGGTGGTAAAATCTGTGAGGACAGAACTAAACGTGGGCAGAGAAGGGGTCAGACTATCAAGCAGAGGCCTCTGCGGCAGAACTAACTTCACTAGAAAATGCAAGGGGAAGAACTCAAGTTTGCAGTTGAGAAATTCTCCCTGTAGCATAAGAGAAAGGGCTATTTAGAGGCAGTAGGGGGAAGCAGAATCTCTGTACAGAGAGTATTTTTTATTGGATTAAAGTCAGCCTGGGGATAACCCTTTAAACACTCACCTGTTTTATATTCCAGGTCTCTCAGTAGCTTccctggagagaaaaaaaaaaaaaaaggatagcaATGACCCTCAAACCCAGCAAATTTATGGGCTCATTTCTTAGTTGGAGGgtatttattttgtgaaaagGTCCCATCCCTGAGACtccaagaagaaaagagaaaacaatcagGAGACCCTAAGAGGCAGGAGGCCAGATAACATGATCATCAAGAGCAAAGGCACATACTCGCAAGCGGTATCCCAACTCCTGACTCCTATGCCAGTGCTCTTCCCAACCTTTACCTTGGAATTCTCTGAGGCCTCGCTGCAGAGAGAGAAGTTTATCTGAGAATTCTCCAGTCCTTTTTTTAACTACCCGAGCAATGGGTTTCCCAATCCAGAACTTCTTCCGTGGATACCTGAGATGATGACAGACATAACAACTTGTTACTGAGCTTCATACTTTTTTCTTAATCCTCATGACAATTGTGGGAAGGGGACAGGAAATGTAGGACCACCCCAAGTTAACAGAGATACCAAGTGAACTGCCCAAAGCTGGTTAAGCAAAGAGCCAGGACTTAAGAACATCAGAGTGCCTCTGTCTAAAAGCCACGTTCCTACCCTCTCTACCCTGTCCCAACCCCAGTGAGCTTAGTGGCCAAGGAGCTGGGATTATAGAGAGAACTTGCTCAGGTAGAAAACAGGTCCCCCGTGCCCAAAGAATGTGCTCTTGCTTCccaggagggaaaagagaaggtCCATAAGGATGAACCATGGGGGGAGGGTACCTCTCTTGTTAATTCAAATGGATCATGGTCAAGAAAAAGGAGAGGGGATACCAGAACATAAGAATGAAATATACTGTGGAAAGGAAGCTCTTTTACCTGTTTAAGAAGTCTCTGGTGTCCTGGAAGGGAAGCAAGCACAAGATCAATGTGAATCCACTCAACACTTCATATGTACCCGGCACTGTATTAGAGGCTGGGGACGCAATATTGAACAAGACAAATGTGGGCCCTTCATAAGAGAGCTGACATTCTAGTGTTGGcatcagattaaaaaaagaagaaaaccaataaTCACAATGACAGAAGCAAATGGAGAGGGGAGAGAATGACAAATGACAGACGTGACCTGTCTGAGATACTTATGAGATGGTAAAGGATGAGAAGGTGCAGGCCAAGTGAAAAGTCGGAAGAAGTCAAGGTGGGGAAGGCTTTGGTGAAGATGGTAGGGGCCAGGTAATGCAGGGCTAGATGAGTGGTAAtaaggagtttggatttcatTTTATATACAGTGATAAGTCACCAAAGGTGACTTCATTTTATACACAAAGTAGGAGAGTATTATACATGATCAGTTTTACATGTGGCTGAGAATGCTGAGTCCTCCAGGATCCATTTCCCCCTTCTTCTTTTTAGTAACAGAACCCTGGAATTAGAGCTGGGCAGATAACTACCTACCAAGAAACTACATTCCCCAGATTCCCTGGCAACAAGGTTTGGCCAGTGATTAAATTCCAGCCAATGTAAAAAGATGTAATAGGAGGCAATGGTCATAATTTCTGAGTCatatccttttaaaaagtaaattgccTTCCTCTTCCCCCTGGCTGAATGAATACGGTGGCTATGGGCGCAACTTCAACTACACAGCTGAGGGCAACATCCTTAGGATTAGTGGAGCAACAAGATGAAAGTAACCTGGTTTCATGGACAGCTGCCTGACAACTCTAAATCCCACAATCTGAACTGTtactgagagaaaaataaactgctGTGAGGCACTGTAGTTTTAAGGCTGAGACAGCAGCTAGCCAGAACCCTAACTGGCTGGTCACTTGGCTCCCCTGTAGGGAATGGACTAAGGAAGGCCATGCAAACAGGGAGGTCCATTCAGAGACTGTTACTGTGGTCATGTGAGGGACTGGAGGTGGCCTGAACTAAGGCAGCAAcagcagagacagagacacagcaCGTTTCAAGGATGTTTTAAAGACAGATTTAACTGGACAGCCCGGCCAAAAATCATCAAGGACAGGTCATGGCTTAAGCAGAAGGGAGGATGTGGTAACCACCCAATCTGTGTGATGGGGAAAAATGGGCAGAGGGACAGGGTGAAGTCAGAAGGTGCTTCATTTGTGAGCTGCTTGATCGGATTGCCTTTGTGAGTACGAAGCCTCCACAACATTCTACATTAGCCAGCAACTTTTACCTTCCTTTCGCTCATttcacaagtatttattaagtgctaCCTACATGGCAGACACGGCTCTAGAAACTTGGaatacagcaatgaacaaaagAGATACAAATATCTACCTTTGGAGAGCTAACTAGCAGAAGGAATTAACAATCAACTTAATAAAAACGTAATGGGATCTCAAAATATGGCTGCTGATGACTATTTCAAAAAGTCTCAAATATGATGCTTTTGCTCCAGGGAAGACAATACAAAAAGTCAGATCTATACCCTGCCTCATGCTATAAGTAAATGCCCCCAAAGAATGACTGTGAGTTTCTGGCAAATTCCTCTAACATGCCCTCAAAACAAATAAGCCCAACCCAGCTTCAGAATGTGGGATGATTACACTGCAGCAGCATGTGCCAATAACTGTACTTAGAAGTTTGATAAAACAGAGCAAATGAATGGAACAGGAGCTGGGCAGGCAGCAGGGGTCCGAGTAAGAATATTTTGTGCCAAAGGTTTGCTACAACactagaaagggaaagagagagaggacacaagaGAAAGAGGGCTCTCTAAGAGCTGAAGGTTGTGAGAAGCCCTGAGGCTAGACTCCAGGGCACCAGTGTGGGAACTGGCCCCGCCAGGAGGAAGGGCACTTTCCGCAAAGTACAGAGAAGGGGGGACCTGGGGAGCCCCAAAGGCCACCAGCAGCCACACAAAAGGATCTAGGAGGGAAGCATCCTGCTCCAGGTTCCTGGAGGACCTGTATCACCCATGAAATACTTGGGACTGTTGTGTAACAATCCATCAGAGCAGACTGTGTGAGGTAGGGGTAATGAGTAACAACAGTCTTGGGCATGGGACAGGCCTGGTTATTAACAGGTTATCAATCCTCTGATGAAGGATCTTCACAGGTGTGGGCAGTAACCAAAAGAAGGAGAGGCAGAGGTGTAGACCTACCACCAGGCTTTACAAAGACTGTCCAGGGTTAAACTGGGAGGATGCCAGTGCCTCTGTAGGGCTCTGTTCTTCCCCTGTCCCCTTAGCATCTTCCTGATACCCTTAGCCTGAAGGTCTTTCTCTTCTAATATCTTTATCAAAAGGTCTTCTGTATTATATCTTTTGGCCTACTACTTCTCTCTGTTACCTGTCTTTTTCTAAAAGGCTTTTGGATCAGAGCCCTTATATTGGGTCCCATTCTTACTAAGTGTGAATAGTCAAATAATCTCTGGGAAAATATCAATGATAATTTAAAGAGTTAACTTTCTGGTTCCCTTTCAGCGaaataaaacccaaacaaacagaaaaacccaCCAACCCTTATCAAcaacattttatgtatttttttaaagcaggaactcactttctcttccttctctccctccacccTTAGCCCATCCCCTTGCTATTAGCTTGCCCTGCCGGTGGCCTGGACCTCCAGAACCGAATAAGTGGGGCAGACTTTCAGATAGCACCACTCCTGGCCCGTGGAGGGCAGGAAGATCAAACATGCCCCATTCAAAGGCTGCTGAACTCTGTTCCGGGCTGTATGACTCCCGTGGGAGGCTCCAGGAGAAAAGAGACTGCAGTGTCCTTTCAACTTGATGACCCACCCCCAGTGTAAGACTCTAGGTTCTTGGCATCAAagacacctcctccaggaagtggCCCCAGAAGCACCTTGCCTGCTCTCCATTTTGTTTCTCTGGTGGTAATTTCTGAATCCCAGagaaaatttcatttatctcaatcTCCCTTCCCCAGTTGCCCTTCTTCTGACTCTCCTAGCCCTTGGGAGAAGCTGCTCTTCAGCCCTCTCTATGCCATCCCCGATCCCAATACCTTACTTCATCTTAAGAACCACAAAAATGTTCCACTCAAGAAGCATCTGCTGGTGACTTCGTAGAAGGGCTCATGACATAGTGATGAGAATGAAGGATGACAGAGATATTAATAATAACCATCCCTTTTCATTTCGACAGCATTTTTTATGTTTCTAAATGCTTTCTTGTAGAAAatttactttttgctttttgaAGTAACACTATGGCAGTTATCCCATTTTATGTTCACCCAATCCTCATAACAGTGGGAAGTGTAAGGGATTACCAACCCCATGtttcagaggagaaaactgaagccCTGAAAGGAAATGACTCTCCCAAAGTCCTACAAGTGAGTGGCAAGGCCGAGACCTGCCGTTGGGTCTCCTGGCTCCCTGCCCAGGGGAGGTCTCTCACCTGCAGAAGCTCTGCAGCTGGCTGCTGGGCCTTGCCCTCCAGCTCAGAGATGACCAGGGCCAGGCGGGCAAGCTCCCCAACGCCCCTGGCCTTGTACTTCTCCTTGCCCTCCGTGAGCTCCTGCTCCAGCTTCGCAAGCTGGTCCAGCAGGTGCTGTTCCCGCTCCCTCAGGAACTGGTGGCCCTGCTCAAACTCGGCCGTGATGTACTGTTTCTGGTCCTGGAGCTTCTTCTGCAGAGGGCAGGAAGGGGGAGAAGAGGGTGATGCTTCTGCCTAAAGATGGAGGACCCCTTCAGGCTCCATGTGAGAGGTTACGTGAGGCTGACTCTTTCACCTCGTTTCCCTCATTCATGAATCCTATGGGGCTTGGGCTGGGAGGAGCTTCAGAGAGGCCCTGGTCCACCTTCTTTCCTCAAAGAAAGCACGGAAGGTGAACTAGTTAAGTTCACTCAGCCACGTGTGATTAGGATCCTGATTCTGCCCAACCAGTCAGGTCAGAGCTCTTGCCATGAAAACCTGAGCTCTCTGTTATGTAAACCAGTAATGTTTCAGGACCCTTCAAGGAACTCTGGGTCTCACTCATGAGCTGACATACTTTTTCCTTCTGGACACCAATCTCTGTGTGCCCTCTCTTCCAGGAAGCTTTCCTTGATATATACCAGTTAAGCCTGATCAATCTTCTTTAGCACTCCACTAATACATAAAAAATATCAGTGGGTACCCTCTCCCTACCATGGAGGACTATATCCTGTTCCCTCAGTAAAACTGTGGAATGTCTGTGCTCACGGACCATGTCTTTTCCTGCTCTTGAATCTCTATGCAGAGTTCAGGCTGGGTTCTTACCAGTCTTCAGTCCCTACTGTTGACTGATGTTGGACGAGGCATCCATGCATATGGAGGGTACAGAGGTGCTCCGTGAACTTGGGCTGTATCCTATtttactctctccctctccaAAGACCTAATAACTTACTGCCAGGCCTACCCCCATCATCCCCCTACTGTCCACTTCCTCATCACAAACACTCCCCTAGACAAATGGAATCACTTTACCAGTTTTTTTCCCTCCTGACCCATCTCTAATCAAGCACATACCATGCTGCCTTTGTATTTTAACTACTGATAACCATAGGGCCTGGACTCGAATTTAATATAATCAGAGCTGTCAGGCCTTCCTTAGCCCTTTCCTTGTTCTCCCCTCTCATTCTTATCCCAGAGCCAGCTTCTTCCTTTCAAACCTTCTGGCCCACTCCACTTTCAGGTatgtctttctcccactctttgaaAGGAAGATTGAAGCAAAGCTTTCCTCAGTTTCCTATGTGTTAGCTTTTCCTGGGAGACCAGAAGCAGCTGAGGTGAGAGTCACAGAGAATGATAAAGGACCTTACTTGACTTCTAGGCAACTCGCTCACTTGTCAGATGAGAATACAGGCCCACAGCCACACAACTCAGGCTGACAAGGCTTGGACTAAAACCCAAGTCTCCCGGCTCCTAGTCCAATGCTTGTCCTCTCTGGTGAGCTACCTCCTAGAAACACCTCCCAGCTGCTGTCTCTACCTGCTCACATTGGCCCTGCTCTATAAAAGTGAATCAACTCAGCGCCTCCCCTAACAGCCTCACTTACCAGTGCTGCCAGGATATCAGCATCTCCCTTCGCCTGAAATCCCTGAattttgtctctgtctctccttAGGGTACTTAGGTGATTGAGGATTTTCTCCTGTGGAAagacaagcagtggggacagatAGATGCTCTGTTCTGGGGCTGGAGGGTGGACTCGGGCTTAAGTCCACAGCTGGCAAGAAACCTTCAGAGGGGGACTGAGTCAGGCCCTGCCTCTGGATAGACTGCAGGACTAAGCACCCTCCAAGAACAGTGGCAGAGCACCcctggggaagaggagggcttACCCTGTGGGGCTGGGCGGCCTTCTCCACGAGGACGGCCGTGTGGGGCCGATGCTCCCGGGACTCACGGCACATGACGCACAACAGCTTCCCATCATCCTCACAGTAGTAGTGCAGCTTCTCCCGGTGCCGTTCACACAGTTTTGTGTCCTGCTGCTCCCGGGCCACCTCTCCTGGCTGCCGACCCTTGTCCACCTTCAGCCGCTCGATGTTCTCCACCAGGCTGGCCAGCTGCCACACAGGCCGGATGttctccttcttaaaaggcttcttGCAAAGTGGGCAGACAGGTCGGCCTCCCGTAACAGGGCGGACATCGGCAGTGCAGCTGCGGCAGAAGACGTGGCCACAGTCAATGGTCACAGGGTCCCGCAGGTAATCGAGGCAGATGGAGCAGGTCACCTCCTCTTCTAGGCTCCGCAGTGGGGCTGAAGTGGCCATGATGCCCTCAACACAGAGTGGTCTCGGTTCACGGGTTCTCCTCCTTGGATACCAGAGTATGGAGTCAAGAGCTGGCACAGCAAAGGGGCGGAGGTGGTAGCCCCACACAGCGCTGCCAGCTCTGACAATCAATCAATCCATCATTACTTACCAGTTCCTAAGAAGCTCACACAATGTCAGAGCAAAAAGAGAGAACTTACCAATCATTTTGTCCAACCCCCTCaccccctcattttacagatgaggaaattgaggcccagagagggaagcTTGGTAGGGTAGATGGCAGGGCCACCACTAGCCCATACAATGCTGCTGGGAAAGCACTCCTGCCTCAAGAGGACCCTTTCCTTCCATCTGTTGGGAAACTGTTCTAATATTTTGATAGAGAAGACATTTAATCACTATCTGCTGGAAAGCCGTCAACATAAATACACGAATTTACAATGTGTACCATGTACATGACAGTCCCATAGTCATGCTGTGCACAAGCAGCTCAACCATTCATGAGGGCCTTGATAGAAACAAAAAGCTTCTTTTGTTTATTCCTCCAGGTTTTCAGTTTCAAGGACTAAGGGCACTGGGGTTCTATACCAACACTCAAGAAGCATCAGGAGTTTGAGCTCTTATGTCTCTCTTTATGGTAGACATAAAGACAGCTGACTCATTCTCAGTTCTGATTCCTCTATCTAGATGGCCTGGCTGCTCTACTGCTAACAAGGGCAGGCTGTCTTCCTGAGGGAAATGAGTATGGGAGGAATCCTCAGGTGGCCATGGCTCCCCTGTGCTGATGAGAGCCTGGCCCTTAGAGGGAACACAGAGGCTAAGTAGAGAGAGAACTTAGCTCCTGTTTACCTTTACAGCCTGGCTCAGGTACTGTCTAAGGTTACAAACCTCGGAACATGCAACCAACAAAGGAATGTGTCAACAGCTCTATCTGGCAATAGAGTAGTCATTTAAGTACTCTGAGCCTCTGTTTATCCATCCATAAAATACAAAAGTGTGATACTTACCTTCAAGGGTTGCTAAGTGGGTTGAATGAAAGAGTTATATTTTAAGTACTAAGCATACATCTAAAACACAGAGGGGATTCTAGGAAAGAACCCAGAACCCATGCTTCCCAAATCCAGTGAGTGTTCAGACCACAAAGAATACAAGGATCAAGATTTAGAGTGGTGTGAGAGGAAGTGCAGCAGAACCAGCCATAAGGACACATGCACTCTAGAGATAAACAAGACTCTTAAGGGGAAAGGATTGGAGGAGTTGCTGTGCCAAAGATTCGTGGAAGGCAACTGGAGAAGTTGCTGGGAAGACAGTTAGCAGGGCATAAAGGTATCTACAACAGTGGAATAAAGCAGCTGGAAGCACAGGCAATATCAATATCATTTTGATTATGTATGGTGACAACACAGCTCAATGGCATTCTACTTATTTTAATATAGTTAC is drawn from Tamandua tetradactyla isolate mTamTet1 chromosome 5, mTamTet1.pri, whole genome shotgun sequence and contains these coding sequences:
- the TRIM26 gene encoding tripartite motif-containing protein 26 codes for the protein MATSAPLRSLEEEVTCSICLDYLRDPVTIDCGHVFCRSCTADVRPVTGGRPVCPLCKKPFKKENIRPVWQLASLVENIERLKVDKGRQPGEVAREQQDTKLCERHREKLHYYCEDDGKLLCVMCRESREHRPHTAVLVEKAAQPHREKILNHLSTLRRDRDKIQGFQAKGDADILAALKKLQDQKQYITAEFEQGHQFLREREQHLLDQLAKLEQELTEGKEKYKARGVGELARLALVISELEGKAQQPAAELLQDTRDFLNRYPRKKFWIGKPIARVVKKRTGEFSDKLLSLQRGLREFQGKLLRDLEYKTVSVTLDPQSASGYLLLSEDWKCVTYSSLYQSAYLHPQQFDCEPGVLGSKGFTWGKVYWEVEVEREGWSEDEEEGDEEEEGEEEEEEEEAGYGDGYDEWETDEDEESLGDEEEEEEEEEEEVLESCMVGVARDSVKRKGDLSLRPEDGVWALRLSSAGIWANTNPEAELFPALRPRRVGIALDYEGGTVTFTNAESQELIYTFTATFTRRLVPFLWLKWPGTRLLLRP